In one window of Henckelia pumila isolate YLH828 chromosome 1, ASM3356847v2, whole genome shotgun sequence DNA:
- the LOC140871649 gene encoding G-type lectin S-receptor-like serine/threonine-protein kinase SD1-13 encodes MYNIPVLTVIWVANRENPLNDANGTLLILGDGNLVILNGQKQMLWSSNVSKSIPNSSARLLDTGNLVLQDNSNELNASGALHHKLWDDKTGDWTLTWSSMSSECDVYAECGLFGSCFEPKNDREWSGGNWTSGCLRRAPLKCGKNSSVGEMGKEDGFFMLETVKVPDRLSWLPSLEPECRSKCLHNCSCLAYAYHDGIGCNIKKKGRRAIIAECSCSTSSSFDN; translated from the exons ATGTACAATATTCCAGTGCTGACTGTGATATGGGTGGCTAATAGAGAGAATCCTCTGAATGATGCTAATGGAACTTTGCTTATTTTAGGAGATGGGAATCTTGTGATCTTGAATGGGCAAAAGCAGATGCTATGGTCATCAAATGTTTCGAAGTCGATCCCGAATTCAAGTGCTCGGCTCTTGGATACAGGGAATCTGGTGTTACAAGATAACTCAAATG AATTGAATGCATCCGGGGCTTTACATCACAAGTTGTGGGATGATAAAACAGGAGATTGGACGCTAACATGGTCCTCTATGTCATCCGAATGTGATGTCTATGCAGAGTGTGGGCTTTTTGGAAGCT GCTTCGAGCCGAAAAATGACAGGGAATGGAGTGGGGGAAATTGGACCAGTGGCTGCTTGAGAAGGGCTCCACTCAAGTGTGGAAAGAACTCCTCTGTGGGGGAAATGGGAAAAGAAGATGGTTTTTTTATGCTGGAAACGGTGAAAGTGCCAGATCGTTTGAGTTGGCTTCCTAGTTTAGAACCAGAATGCCGGAGCAAATGCTTGCATAATTGTTCTTGTTTAGCTTATGCATATCATGATGGCATTGGGT GTAACATTAAGAAGAAAGGCCGCAGAGCAATTATTGCAGAATGCAGCTGCAGTACTAGTTCCAGTTTTGATAATTAA
- the LOC140874900 gene encoding G-type lectin S-receptor-like serine/threonine-protein kinase At1g11330, which yields MFLCAYFLWKYRGRKQSAIRGAEMDPLNYNVYGVKLEELPFVEFETLSKATDIFDLRNKRGQGGFGPVYKGMLANGQAIAVKRLARSSNQGLKELMNEVEVISKLQHRNLVRVLGCCVEREENMLVYEYMPNGSLD from the exons ATGTTCCTCTGTGCATACTTTCTGTGGAAGTATAGAG GACGCAAGCAAAGTGCAATCCGAGGTGCGGAAATGGATCCACTCAACTACAATGTGTATGGAGTTAAGCTGGAGGAGTTGCCATTTGTTGAATTCGAGACACTTTCAAAAGCGACAGACATCTTTGATCTACGCAACAAGAGAGGACAGGGTGGCTTTGGTCCAGTCTACAAA GGGATGTTAGCAAATGGACAAGCAATCGCAGTCAAAAGGCTTGCGAGATCCTCCAATCAAGGGTTGAAGGAGTTGATGAACGAGGTTGAGGTGATCTCTAAGCTTCAGCACCGGAATCTTGTTAGAGTCCTTGGTTGCTGTGTGGAGCGTGAAGAAAATATGCTTGTTTATGAATACATGCCCAATGGAAGCTTGGATTGA
- the LOC140875601 gene encoding protein CIA1-like isoform X2, translating to MFFKLSSIEDTQGYTQLVQWHPCKHIIFACGFDNTIKIWVPDASMLNWECIQTLGESDGDNGTITIWSLDIDGMQYGGKHFLNGIHLGSLTGYHDQHINSVLWSREGEEKICTAAADGVMCFFIENGEKLYSDNIESPYKLLLKKNHAHEKAINSIQWCSQDNSRLASASDDGTIKIWELASLQV from the exons ATGTTTTTCAAATTATCAAGCATAGAAGATACTCAAGGATACACCCAACTGGTTCAGTGGCATCCATGCAAGCACATTATATTTGCATGTGGCTTTGACAATACTATCAAG ATTTGGGTTCCGGATGCCAGTATGCTCAATTGGGAATGTATACAAACTTTAGGTGAAAGTGACGG TGATAATGGAACCATCACTATATGGAGTCTTGACATTGATGGGATGCAGTATGGAGGAAAACATTTCCTAAATGG GATACATTTAGGTTCTCTCACTGGTTATCATGATCAACATATTAATTCTGTCCTTTGGTCGAG AGAGGGGGAGGAAAAAATTTGCACCGCGGCAGCTGACGGAGTTATGTGTTTCTTTATTGAGAATGGAGAAAAATTG TACTCTGATAATATTGAATCTCCATACAAATTGCTACTAAAGAAGAACCATGCTCATGAGAAGGCTATTAACTCAATTCAATGGTGTTCCCAG GATAACTCGCGTCTTGCCTCCGCGAGTGACGACGGAACAATCAAGATATGGGAATTGGCCTCCTTACAAGTTTGA
- the LOC140875601 gene encoding protein CIA1-like isoform X1: MFFKLSSIEDTQGYTQLVQWHPCKHIIFACGFDNTIKIWVPDASMLNWECIQTLGESDGVHGHKIWALAFNGRGNKVVTCSDNGTITIWSLDIDGMQYGGKHFLNGIHLGSLTGYHDQHINSVLWSREGEEKICTAAADGVMCFFIENGEKLYSDNIESPYKLLLKKNHAHEKAINSIQWCSQDNSRLASASDDGTIKIWELASLQV; this comes from the exons ATGTTTTTCAAATTATCAAGCATAGAAGATACTCAAGGATACACCCAACTGGTTCAGTGGCATCCATGCAAGCACATTATATTTGCATGTGGCTTTGACAATACTATCAAG ATTTGGGTTCCGGATGCCAGTATGCTCAATTGGGAATGTATACAAACTTTAGGTGAAAGTGACGG TGTGCACGGTCATAAAATCTGGGCCTTAGCTTTTAATGGCAGGGGAAACAAAGTCGTCACATGTAG TGATAATGGAACCATCACTATATGGAGTCTTGACATTGATGGGATGCAGTATGGAGGAAAACATTTCCTAAATGG GATACATTTAGGTTCTCTCACTGGTTATCATGATCAACATATTAATTCTGTCCTTTGGTCGAG AGAGGGGGAGGAAAAAATTTGCACCGCGGCAGCTGACGGAGTTATGTGTTTCTTTATTGAGAATGGAGAAAAATTG TACTCTGATAATATTGAATCTCCATACAAATTGCTACTAAAGAAGAACCATGCTCATGAGAAGGCTATTAACTCAATTCAATGGTGTTCCCAG GATAACTCGCGTCTTGCCTCCGCGAGTGACGACGGAACAATCAAGATATGGGAATTGGCCTCCTTACAAGTTTGA
- the LOC140871658 gene encoding alkaline/neutral invertase CINV2-like produces the protein MVHGMYGYPIEIQALFFFALRCARQMLKPEHDGKELIERIDKRITALSYPIQYYYWIDFTQLNNIYRYKTEEYSHTTVNKFNVIPESIPDCVFEFMPLRGGYFIGNVSPSHMDFRWFLVRNCIAILSSLATPEQATAGKKLNFHRDTHIHNMALKFRFMIGSGNMKIYIKKNKSCISPKDKERSRIKVDG, from the coding sequence ATGGTGCATGGGATGTATGGCTATCCGATTGAAATTCAGGCCCTCTTCTTTTTTGCTTTAAGGTGTGCAAGGCAGATGCTTAAACCCGAGCATGATGGCAAGGAATTGATCGAGCGCATTGACAAGCGTATTACTGCTCTGAGTTATCCTATACAATATTATTACTGGATTGATTTCACTCAACTGAACAACATTTATCGCTATAAAACTGAAGAGTATTCTCATACTACTGTCAACAAATTCAATGTCATTCCTGAATCTATTCCAGATTGCGTATTCGAATTTATGCCATTGAGAGGAGGTTATTTCATTGGCAATGTAAGTCCATCTCACATGGACTTCAGGTGGTTCTTGGTCAGAAACTGCATTGCTATTTTGAGCTCTTTAGCAACACCTGAACAAGCTACTGCAGGTAAAAAGTTAAACTTCCACAGAGATACTCATATTCACAATATGGCATTGAAATTCAGATTCATGATCGGCTCAGGAAAcatgaaaatttatattaaaaaaaacaaatcttgTATATCTCCCAAAGACAAAGAAAGATCACGGATTAAGGTTGATGGCTGA